The nucleotide window TGCCGTTGGTGACTAACCATTCACGCTCTTCAGCGCTGTGCAGATGTCCGCAAATCTCTCGACCAAATTGAATATTCATGGCAGATATGTCAAGGCAGGGCAGATCAAGAAGGGATGGAATCGGGTTAGGGAGACCCGGAGCCAGGCACTAGGTCTGGACTCCTTGGGGATAAACCGTCCATCTATGCATGGCTAGGCTAATGATTGGTGTAGTGAAGTTCCTATCCTACAGTTAAGGCAGGGCTTCCGACTGTCTGATAGGCTAGTGAATGACCGTTGCTGTCAGTGAGCCGGCCCAATCATACCAATGTTGTTGCAGAATCCAGGGGTATAGCAAGCATGGATACCAAAGCCTTTAAGCGATCGCTTAATCAATCTCAGAAGTATCACCGCAAAGGCTTCGGGCACGATGAAGATGTCTCGGGCGCAATGAAGTCAGAGTATCAGAGTGATCTCATTCAGTACATTCGCGACCACGACTATACCCTAACCCAGGGCGATGTGACGATTCATTTGGCAGAAGCCTTCGGGTTTTGCTGGGGCGTGGAGCGGGCGGTGGCCATGGCCTATGAAACCCGGCAGCAGTTCCCCACGGAGCGCATTTGGATTACCAACGAAATTATCCATAACCCGTCCGTGAACCAGCATCTGCGGGATATGAAGGTGGGCTTCATTGAGGTGCGGGATGGGCAAAAAGATTTCTCGGTAGTAGACCAAGGGGATGTGGTGATTTTGCCTGCCTTTGGCGCAAGTGTGCCGGAGATGCAGCTCCTCAACGATCGCGGCTGCACGATTGTAGATACCACCTGCCCCTGGGTTTCCAAGGTGTGGAACACGGTCGAAAAGCACAAGAAGGGCAACCATACCTCCATCATCCACGGCAAATATAACCACGAAGAAACCATCGCCACCAGCTCCTTCGCCCGCACCTATTTGATTGTGCTGAACCTGGATGAGGCGCAGTATGTGTGTGATTACATTCTCAACGGGGGCGATCGCCAGGCCTTCATGGAGAAATTCCGTTTTGCCTGTTCCGAAGGCTTTGACCCCGATCGCGACCTAGATCGGGTGGGCATTGCCAACCAAACCACCATGCTCAAGGGAGAGACGGAGCACATCGGCAAGCTGTTTGAACGCACCATGATGAAAAAGTATGGCCCCATTGATCTAAATCAACATTTCCTCAGCTTCAACACCATCTGTGATGCTACTCAGGAGCGCCAGGATGCCATGTTTGATCTGGTCGAAAAAAATCTAGATCTCATGGTGGTCATTGGTGGCTTCAATTCATCCAACACCACCCACCTTCAGGAGATTGCCACCGAGCGCGGCATTCCGTCCTACCACATCGACAGTGGCGATCGCATTGGCCCTGGCAATCAGGTAGAGCATAAGCCCCTGCACCAAGCCTTAGAGACCCAAGTTAATTGGTTACCCGATGGTCCCTTAACTATTGGGGTCACCTCCGGAGCCTCCACCCCTGATAAGGTGGTAGCCACAATCATTGAGAAAATCTTCGCCCTCAAGGCGCTGGCTGTGGTGAACTAATTGTGGTGAATTGATCCAAAAAACACCCGCAGTAGATCATGGCGATCGCCTGCGGGTGTTTCACTGATGTTGTGTCACAGTTTCTGAATAAAATCGAGCTGGTGATCTGAATGCGTCCAGCTAGGACGGCTTAAGACAGGACCCCTGAGGATCTAAGCAGCAGGGGTGGTCACTTCAACGGGGTAGCTCACAGCTTTCCATGCCGCCAAGCCACCGCGCAGTTCCGACACGTGGGTGTAGCCAGCATCCCGCAGCGTGGTCGCAGC belongs to Candidatus Obscuribacterales bacterium and includes:
- a CDS encoding 4-hydroxy-3-methylbut-2-enyl diphosphate reductase, coding for MDTKAFKRSLNQSQKYHRKGFGHDEDVSGAMKSEYQSDLIQYIRDHDYTLTQGDVTIHLAEAFGFCWGVERAVAMAYETRQQFPTERIWITNEIIHNPSVNQHLRDMKVGFIEVRDGQKDFSVVDQGDVVILPAFGASVPEMQLLNDRGCTIVDTTCPWVSKVWNTVEKHKKGNHTSIIHGKYNHEETIATSSFARTYLIVLNLDEAQYVCDYILNGGDRQAFMEKFRFACSEGFDPDRDLDRVGIANQTTMLKGETEHIGKLFERTMMKKYGPIDLNQHFLSFNTICDATQERQDAMFDLVEKNLDLMVVIGGFNSSNTTHLQEIATERGIPSYHIDSGDRIGPGNQVEHKPLHQALETQVNWLPDGPLTIGVTSGASTPDKVVATIIEKIFALKALAVVN